A single Biomphalaria glabrata chromosome 2, xgBioGlab47.1, whole genome shotgun sequence DNA region contains:
- the LOC106065613 gene encoding uncharacterized protein LOC106065613, with translation MAAVEEVVYHGTWKITECVTVAGVVEITGIEGTEFILDENGDVSWQVPDEAEPLPFFNCETYEICPAAGVEPALLKFIGTYAGHVVEFKVNISDDLMLLTYEKCCILQCQKVSSGPRKEDKPYSFLNALEHGYFSDVILRADTGKEFKAHSIILKLSAPELDWTAIITPLTGLPEDVLQTTLHYLYAECLPQGLSETTAQKCIKMVGKMPGFVKFGQLCETFLKNTALTQQMKTLVSDIHACADRINDIFGGTAGEEGHETVTLEGTMWSNPAKLCYSFRQALREEAIACAKLIIMCDLFSKRKYELSREERYELMKYVKSRIPIFMKQLLTLLTTIKVHLQALTQNQRTDIAAYLVPEMETILDTMSRFANETKVALEQAISTSANNDKGGAEKGAKPDKPKKGGIGDALGRTLKHALHLKELKKLRHFHDRTSSSFLHLRQKRDNFNMKSQPDKVRSVSQSLIHLVDEFPSFVIRLKEIIFALDEKVTWKEWKYLFKMATSRVSWGLAKVQLNRSALQPMIDEMCDIVRSEQFVASLVTLGLKSPSDNTQQSTSSKDISASSNNKTSKYAQLNCIESLCVSPTAGHSLTAKRALDLFRQGYNTDMIFEVVNLQEGGDIIIDHTANYIEDGAGAESERCSGDVMRRSSEDSLKEVYEIRAHRVIVAAHCDWFRRALLSGMKEAIDRKIVVHDMQPEIFTRFLEALYSSHLDTSGLTTEQLADLMTLCDRYEMDNLKHLCEHELKQHLNEDNALCLLNLADHLNTRHLRDSALNYVITHEEIRKSEIFDDLPDYLKEELEEAIIWQGLEPKRTTARGHNLGTPSSTSSMSEVDELVANIDRGLDLSTSSSSEDLPFVEDASRLESCIQDLMVILGDSTPREELTRIALAADYDINRALNFFFAS, from the exons AACTGAATTTATATTGGATGAAAACGGTGATGTCTCCTGGCAAGTTCCAGATGAAGCAGAACCTCTTCCTTTCTTTAACTGTGAAACGTATGAG ATCTGTCCAGCTGCAGGGGTGGAGCCGGCTCTTTTGAAATTTATCGGAACATATGCTGGACATGTTGTTGAGTTTAAG GTGAACATTTCGGATGACCTCATGCTGCTGACCTATGAAAAATGTTGTATCTTACAGTGTCAGAAG GTTTCATCAGGTCCAAGAAAAGAGGATAAACCTTATTCTTTCTTAAATGCCCTTGAACATGGTTATTTTTCTGACGTCATTCTGCGGGCTGACACTGGAAAAGAG TTCAAAGCACATTCGATAATCTTGAAGTTAAGTGCTCCCGAGTTGGACTGGACTGCCATAATAACACCACTGACTGGACTGCCAGAAGATGTTTTACAAACAACACTACACTATCTCTACGCAGAGTGTTTGCCACAGGGACTGTCAGAGACAACTGCCCAAAAGTGTATCAAAATGGTTGGAAAGATGCCAGGTTttgtcaagtttggacagttgtgtgaaacgtttttaaaaaacacaGCTCTTACACAGC AAATGAAAACACTGGTATCGGACATCCACGCCTGTGCTGATCGCATCAATGATATATTTGGCGGCACCGCAGGAGAGGAAGGTCATGAGACTGTAACACTAGAAGGAACAATGTGGTCCAACCCAGCTAAACTATGTTACAGTTTTAGGCAAGCGCTAAGGGAAGAGGCTATAG CCTGCGCCAAATTGATTATTATGTGTGATTTGTTCTCGAAGAGAAAGTATGAATTGTCTAGAGAAGAAAGATATGAACTTATGAAATATGTGAAATCCAG AATTcctatttttatgaaacaactTCTAACTTTGCTCACCACCATTAAAGTTCATCTCCAAGCTCTGACTCAGAACCAGAGAACAGACATAGCTGCGTACCTGGTGCCAGAG ATGGAGACTATTCTAGATACAATGTCTAGATTTGCCAATGAAACAAAAGTTGCTTTGGAGCAGGCCATCTCCACCAGCGCTAACAATGATAAGGGTGGGGCTGAAAAGGGAGCTAAGCCAGACAAACCTAAGAAAGGCGGAATAGGGGATGCCCTTGGTCGAACTCTAAAACAT GCTTTGCATTtaaaagaattgaagaaattgcGTCACTTTCATGACAGAACCTCATCTAGTTTTCTACATCTACGTCAGAAAAG AGATAACTTCAACATGAAAAGTCAACCTGACAAAGTGAGATCAGTGTCACAGTCTTTAATTCATTTGGTAGACGAG TTTCCTTCTTTTGTGATCCGattgaaagaaattatttttgctCTAGATGAGAAAGTCACATGGAAGGAGTGGAAATATCTCTTTAAAATGGCCACCTCCAGAGTG TCATGGGGGCTGGCCAAGGTTCAGTTAAATAGGTCAGCTCTCCAGCCCATGATTGATGAAATGTGTGATATTGTCCGCAGCGAACAATTTGTTGCCTCCCTTGTTACATTGGGTCTAAAATCTCCGTCTGACAACACCCAACAGTCTACTTCTTCAAAGGATATATCAGCTAGTTCTAACAACAAGACATCAAAATATGCACAG TTGAACTGCATCGAGTCTCTTTGTGTTTCCCCAACTGCTGGACACAGTCTCACAGCCAAACGAGCTTTGGATTTGTTTCGTCAGGGCTATAACACAGACATGATTTTTGAAGTGGTCAATTTACAAG AAGGTGGGGACATCATCATTGACCACACGGCGAACTATATAGAAGATGGCGCTGGTGCTGAGTCTGAGAGATGTTCAGGAGATGTAATGAGAAGAAGTTCTGAGGACTCGTTGAAGGAAGTTTATGAGATCAGGGCACACAGGGTCATAGTAGCGGCACATTGTGATTGGTTTCGGAGGGCTTTACTTAGTGGAATGAAAGAAGCTATTGACAG aaaaattgttgTTCATGATATGCAACCAGAAATATTCACAAGATTTTTAGAAGCTCTGTATTCATCGCATTTGGACACAAGTGGATTGACCACAGAACAACTAGCAGATCTAATGACCCTGTGTGATAGATATGAG ATGGACAATTTGAAACACCTATGTGAACATgaattaaaacaacatttgaatgaaGATAATGCACTGTGCCTTCTGAACCTTGCTGATCATCTCAACACCAGACATTTGAGA GACTCTGCCTTGAATTATGTCATAACACATGAAGAAATCAGAAAGAGTGAAATCTTTGACGACTTGCCTGACTACCTGAAGGAGGAGTTGGAGGAAGCCATCATATGGCAAGG GTTGGAGCCTAAAAGGACAACAGCCAGGGGCCACAACTTAGGGACACCCAGTTCAACATCGAGCATGAGCGAAGTGGATGAGTTGGTAGCTAATATTGATAGG GGTTTGGACTTGTCCACCTCCAGTTCATCTGAAGACTTACCTTTTGTTGAGGATGCTTCCAGGCTTGAGTCGTGCATCCAAGACCTGATGGTGATATTAGGGGACAGCACCCCTCGGGAAGAACTGACCCGAATAGCCTTAGCAGCTGACTATGATATCAACAGAGCTCTCAATTTCTTTTTCGCCTCGTGA